GCGCCGCCACGTCGTGGAGAAAGCCATGGAGATGCGCCGCCAGGGGTTTGTCGAGCCCGCGATGCTCCCGTACGGGGAGCTCGAGTACACCGGGATTCGCGATCGGCTCGAGCGCCTCCTCGAGGAGTTCACGGTTCGGTCGTGAGGGGAGGGGTCAGGCCGCCGGCCTCGAGGGCGTCGTACACCCATTGCCGTGCTCCTGCGTCCTCCACGAAATCAAGCTCGTCCCCCGGAACGATGAGGACGGGGGAGAGGGTGTAGTTTGCGACCCATTCCTCGTACAGTTCGTTCAGGGCCTGGAGGTACGCGTCCGGGATGGCCCGCTCGTAGGTCCGGCCGCGTTTCGCGATCCGCGCGCGGAGGGTGGGGAGGGAGGCCCGGATGTACACCAGCCGGTCCGGCATGCGCAGGGCGGGCGCGATCCCCTCGTAGAGGGCCAGGTAGGTGCGCCAGTCCCGTTCGGAGAGGTATCCCTGGCGGTGGAGGTTCTTCGCGAAGATGAAGGCGTCCTCGAAGATCGTGCGGTCCTGCACCACCCGTTTGCGGCCGTTGATCTCCTTCAGGTGCTGCTCGAGCCGCCGCGCGAGGAAGAAGACCTGGGAGTGGAAGGCCCAGGCCCGCATGTCCCGGTAAAAGTCCTCCAGGTACGGGTTTTCTTCCACCGCTTCGTACACTGGATGCAGCCGGTACCGTTCGGCCAGCATGGCGGTCAGGGTGGACTTGCCCGAACCGATGTTTCCCGCGATCGCGATGTACATGCCTGTCCACCCTCCTAGAGGTTTGCCTGCCCTACCCGCTGCAGCACCTCGCGGGCTACCCATTCCCGGTCCGCGGGGTTCTCCGCGTAGTTGATCTCGGTGTTGTCCAGCACCCAGAGGGGATGCGGGTACCGCTCGAAGTGCCGGTCGTACGCCTCGGTAAGGCGCGTCAGGTACTCCGGAGAGATCTCCCGCTCGAACGGCCGTCCCCGGCGGTGGATGCGCTCGAGGAGCACCGGGACGGGGGCGCGCAGGTAGATCGTGAGGTCCGGCGCGGGGAGTTTAGGGGAGAGGTGCGCGTACAGGTCCGCGTACAACTCCCACTCCGCGTCCTTGAGGTTCAGCGAGGCGAAGATGTAGTCCTTGTCGAAGAGGTAATCCGCGACGACCGCCCCCGTGAACAAGGAGGGTTGGGAGAGAGGCAGGAGCTGCTTGTACCGCGAGAGCAGGAAGAAGACCTGAACCTTGAAAGCGTACCGCTGAGGATCCTGGTAAAACAGCGGTAGGAAGGGGTTTTCCTCGACGACCTCGAGGAGCAGCTCCGCGTTCAGGTGATCGGCAAGGTGGCGGGCGAGCGTGGTTTTGCCCACACCGATGGGACCTTCGATAGCGATGTACATGCCTAGGCTCCTAGCGACGAGCGATCAACGTTACGGTGACCTCTAGCTTCTTGTTTCCGCGCCATATGGTTAGGGTGATCGTGTCCCCGGGGCGGTACCGGGCCACCTCCTGGATCACATCGTGGCGAGAGCGTACAGGCTTCCCGTTGATCGCGAGAATCACGTCCCCCAGCGTGGTGAGTTTGCCGAGCCGATCCCGGCTCGCGCCGCGCAGCCCGGCTTGGTCCGCTGGGGAGCCCGGCTCGATCTGGTCCACCATGGCCCCAAGATCGCTGGAAAGCCCCGCCAGGCGGAGCAGGAGGGGGTCCAGCTGGGAGAGGTCGATCAGCGTGGCGCCGAGGTAGCCGCGTTGCGGTACTCCATAGCGCTCGAGGTCCTGGATGCTTTGCGCAACGAGGTCTGCGGGGATGGCGAGCCCCAGCCCGCCGATACCGCTCGGGCCACCCAACACCGCGTCCACCACGCCGACGACGCGCCCTTGCCCGTCCAGGAGGGGGCCGCCGGAGTTGCCGGGTTCGACGCGCGCGTCTGTGTAGATGACCTCGGCGATCTCTAGCCCCACGTCGGGGTTGCCGATCTGCGCCGTGAACTCGAAGGGGCCTTTACCGGAGATCACCCCGACCGAGACGAGGTTGCGTTGCCCGAACGGGCTGCCGATCACGATGGCGGTCTGGCCCGGTACCAGGTCCTTGGCGCTGCCGAAGGTGAGCGTGGCCGGCGCGCTCGTGCCGAGCACCGTGAGCAGGGCGATGTCGATGCCGCGGTCCACCGCGAAGACCTGGGCGGGGAAGGTGCGCCCGTCCTGGAGCGTCACGGTGATGTTTCGCAGCCCGTCGATCACGTGAAAGTTCGTCACCACCCGGTTCGGGCTGTAGAAGAACCCGGAGCCCCAGACGGGCCCTTCCGCGAACTCGCTGAAGGCCGGCGTGCCTTGGATCTTAACCACGGCGAGGATCGCGCGGCGGATGACCTCCACCCGCGCGAGCTCGTCCGGGCTGGTCAAGGCCGCCCAGGAGATGGTGGCGTAAAACACGACCGCCGCGAAGGCCAGGACCCGCTTATGCCAAGATGCGTGCATCGCTTCCAGTATAGGCGGTTACATGACCTCGGGCGCGGTGATGCCGAGCAGTTCAAGCCCCGTGCGCAGGGTGTCGCGCAGCTGCCGTACGAGCTTGAGGCGCGCCCCCCGCAACCCCTCCGGGGCCTGGAGCACCGGGGTGGCGGGCCGGCCCTCGGGGGTCTTAGCGTTGTAGTACGCGTTCCAGGCCGCGGCGAGGTCCAGAAGGTACTGGGCTAGGATGTGCGGCGTTTTTTGCTCCGCCGCGTCTTGCACCGCCTCCGGGAAGCGCAAGAGGACCTTGGCCAGCTGCACCTCGTACGGCGTAGCCATAGTCGGGTCCGCGTCCGCGTCGGTAAGCCCGGCCTCCGCTGCCTTCCGCAGGATCGAGTCCGCGCGGGCGTGCGCGTACTGCACGTACGGCCCCGAGTCCCCCTCGAAGGATAAGGCCTGCTCCCAGCGGAAGTCGATCTGCTTCTTGGGTTCTGTCTTGACCATCGCGAACCGCACCGCGCCGATCCCCACCACCTCCGCAGCCCGGTTGGGGTCGGGGTGCTCCGGGTTCTTCTCCGCGATGATCGCGCGCGCCCGGCGCACCGCCTCGTCCAGCACCTCGTCTACGCTCACCGTGTGGCCCTTGCGGCCCGAGAGGGGCTTGCCCTCCAGCAGCACCGTCTCGTACGCCAAATGGTAGGCGCGCGCCGCCAGGTCGGGCCGCCCCTCCACCTCGAGGCTCGCCCGCACCACGGCCTGCGGGTGGCTTTGGCGCACGTCGATCACGTTGATGGTCTCCTTCGCCCCCCCAAACGGCATCGCTTCGCCCTCCGGGGCGCTCGTGTACAGGGTCTTCCCGCTCGGCTCCTGGGCGTACGGGCGGAACTTCAGCCCCTTAAACAACCCCATCTTCCAGAACTGGAAGGCGATGTCCTTCGCGGTGTAGGTCGCGGTGCCGTTCGAGCGGATGAGCACCAGGTACGGGTCCTCGAGGCCCGGCAAAAACGCCGACACGTCGATCACGAGCGCGCCCGCGTACTTGCCCTGGGTGGGGCGGCTCACGTACGGGGTCTGCTCCAGTAGCGCCATGGCCTTGGCCAAAAACCCCTCCCGCACGATGTCCGACTCCCACACCAGGACGTCGTATTCCGCGCCCAGGCGGTGCATGGTCTCGAGCTGCGCGCGCACGATCTTGTCCACCTCGTCCCTGAGCTCTCCGGCCTCGAGGCGGTGCAGCACCTCCTGGATTCGAGGCTCGAGCCGGGCCTTCGCTTCGGGGTCCGCAAGCTCCTGGTGCAGCCGCACGTACGCGGCCCCCACCCAGTGGTCGTACTTCTGGGTGCCGTCGTAGGTGAGGCCGTAGTGCTCCAGGGCGAACAGGGATTCCGCCACCTGCCGGCCGGTGTCGTCGATGTAGTTCAGGACCTCGACCTCGCGTCCCGCGAAGCGCAGGATGCGGCTGATCGCGTCGCCCAGGCAGATGTTGCGCAGGTGCCCCACGTGAAGTTCCTTGTTGGGGTTGACGGAGGTGTGCTCGACCAGAACCTTTCCGGGGCGTTTGGGGAAGGGCTCGAGGGGCGCGGCCGCCGCTCGGATAAGGTGGGCCGGCTCGAGCTCGAAGTTGAGGTACCCCCCCACTGCGAAGGCGCGGGCGACGCCCTGGGGGAGGGGGAGGTGCTCGGCGAGCTGGGCGGCGATCGCGGGGGGCGGTTTGCGCAGCGCGCGCGCGAGCTGGAAAGCGATGGGGGTGCCGTAGTCCCCGGGCTTGTCCGGCGGGGTTTCCTGCACGACGACCTCGGGGGGATCCTCCACGCCAAGGGCTTGCAGGGCTTGAAGAACGGAGGTGCGCAACTGGGACTTCACGTCAAGCATCAGGGGGCTATCTTACCAGTTTGGGCTGGGGCGTGTTGCTTTAGCGCCTCGAGCACCGCTTGGGCGGCCTTGCGGTTCATGCCGGGGAGGCGCGCGAGCGTTTCCAGGGGGGTTTGCCGGAGTTCTTCTAGGGTGGAGAAGTGCTCCAAGAGCACCTGTTTGCGGCGCGGCCCGATGCCGGGAATGCCGTCGAAGAGGCTCTTGAGGTGCTTTTGGGTGCGGAGCTTGCGGTTGTAGCGCAGCCCGTTGCGGTGCGTTTCGTCCCGCAGGTGGATGAGGAGCTGTAGCGCGGGGTGGGTGAGGGGGAGCGTGACCCGTTCGCCGCTCGGAAGCACGAGGGTCTCCTCGCGTTTCGCGAGGCCCACGAGCGGCACGCTGAGCCCCGCGCGTTCGAGGGCCTGGGCCGCCGCGCGCACCTGGCCGAGCCCACCGTCGATGAGCAGAAGGTCCGGGACGGGGAGTTTGTCCGCAAGCGAGCCGGTGAAGCGGCGGTACACCGCTTCCGCGATC
This region of Marinithermus hydrothermalis DSM 14884 genomic DNA includes:
- a CDS encoding S1C family serine protease, which translates into the protein MHASWHKRVLAFAAVVFYATISWAALTSPDELARVEVIRRAILAVVKIQGTPAFSEFAEGPVWGSGFFYSPNRVVTNFHVIDGLRNITVTLQDGRTFPAQVFAVDRGIDIALLTVLGTSAPATLTFGSAKDLVPGQTAIVIGSPFGQRNLVSVGVISGKGPFEFTAQIGNPDVGLEIAEVIYTDARVEPGNSGGPLLDGQGRVVGVVDAVLGGPSGIGGLGLAIPADLVAQSIQDLERYGVPQRGYLGATLIDLSQLDPLLLRLAGLSSDLGAMVDQIEPGSPADQAGLRGASRDRLGKLTTLGDVILAINGKPVRSRHDVIQEVARYRPGDTITLTIWRGNKKLEVTVTLIARR
- a CDS encoding arginine--tRNA ligase — its product is MLDVKSQLRTSVLQALQALGVEDPPEVVVQETPPDKPGDYGTPIAFQLARALRKPPPAIAAQLAEHLPLPQGVARAFAVGGYLNFELEPAHLIRAAAAPLEPFPKRPGKVLVEHTSVNPNKELHVGHLRNICLGDAISRILRFAGREVEVLNYIDDTGRQVAESLFALEHYGLTYDGTQKYDHWVGAAYVRLHQELADPEAKARLEPRIQEVLHRLEAGELRDEVDKIVRAQLETMHRLGAEYDVLVWESDIVREGFLAKAMALLEQTPYVSRPTQGKYAGALVIDVSAFLPGLEDPYLVLIRSNGTATYTAKDIAFQFWKMGLFKGLKFRPYAQEPSGKTLYTSAPEGEAMPFGGAKETINVIDVRQSHPQAVVRASLEVEGRPDLAARAYHLAYETVLLEGKPLSGRKGHTVSVDEVLDEAVRRARAIIAEKNPEHPDPNRAAEVVGIGAVRFAMVKTEPKKQIDFRWEQALSFEGDSGPYVQYAHARADSILRKAAEAGLTDADADPTMATPYEVQLAKVLLRFPEAVQDAAEQKTPHILAQYLLDLAAAWNAYYNAKTPEGRPATPVLQAPEGLRGARLKLVRQLRDTLRTGLELLGITAPEVM
- a CDS encoding deoxynucleoside kinase, whose amino-acid sequence is MYIAIAGNIGSGKSTLTAMLAERYRLHPVYEAVEENPYLEDFYRDMRAWAFHSQVFFLARRLEQHLKEINGRKRVVQDRTIFEDAFIFAKNLHRQGYLSERDWRTYLALYEGIAPALRMPDRLVYIRASLPTLRARIAKRGRTYERAIPDAYLQALNELYEEWVANYTLSPVLIVPGDELDFVEDAGARQWVYDALEAGGLTPPLTTEP
- a CDS encoding deoxynucleoside kinase, which produces MYIAIEGPIGVGKTTLARHLADHLNAELLLEVVEENPFLPLFYQDPQRYAFKVQVFFLLSRYKQLLPLSQPSLFTGAVVADYLFDKDYIFASLNLKDAEWELYADLYAHLSPKLPAPDLTIYLRAPVPVLLERIHRRGRPFEREISPEYLTRLTEAYDRHFERYPHPLWVLDNTEINYAENPADREWVAREVLQRVGQANL